The Falco cherrug isolate bFalChe1 chromosome 15, bFalChe1.pri, whole genome shotgun sequence genome includes a region encoding these proteins:
- the TSC22D3 gene encoding TSC22 domain family protein 3 isoform X2 → MSTGMYQSPMEVAVYQLHNFSISFFSSLLGGDVVSVKLDNSASGASVVAIDNKIEQAMDLVKNHLMYAVREEVEVLKEQIKELLEKNSQLERENSLLKTLASPEQLEKFQSRLPAEVLCPEEQSPGAAAPAQHSGGSAV, encoded by the exons ATGAGCACCGGCATGTACCAGTCCCCCATGGAGGTGGCTGTCTACCAGCTCCACAACTTCtccatctcctttttctcctcgCTGCTTGGGGGGGACGTGGTCTCCGTGAAGCTCGATAACAG CGCCTCCGGAGCCAGCGTGGTGGCCATCGACAACAAGATCGAGCAGGCAATG GATCTTGTGAAAAACCACCTGATGTATGCAGTGCGGGAGGAGGTTGAGGTCCTGAAAGAGCAAATCAAAGAACTGTTGGAGAAAAACTCCCAGCTAGAACGTGAAAACAGCCTCCTGAAGACCCTCGCCAGCCCTGAGCAACTGGAGAAGTTCCAGTCCCGGCTCCCTGCGGAGGTCCTGTGCCCGgaggagcagagccctggggcagctgccccGGCCCAGCACTCAGGGGGCTCTGCGGTGTAA
- the TSC22D3 gene encoding TSC22 domain family protein 3 isoform X1, protein MSSSPAEECRSPVGLDCCSCCLDLANRSGLEEGAGGENNNLGSPTVSSFRQLQEQLVRKNLNTDKLSSIMRQDSLEPVVRDPCYLFNQGICNRNIDQTLLSILLLFHSASGASVVAIDNKIEQAMDLVKNHLMYAVREEVEVLKEQIKELLEKNSQLERENSLLKTLASPEQLEKFQSRLPAEVLCPEEQSPGAAAPAQHSGGSAV, encoded by the exons ATGTCCTCGTCGCCCGCGGAGGAGTGCCGGTCGCCCGTGGGGCTggactgctgcagctgctgcctggactTGGCCAACCGGAGcgggctggaggagggggccgggggcgaGAACAACAACCTGGGCAGCCCCACCGTCAGCAGCTTccggcagctgcaggagcaacTGGTCCGCAAGAACCTCAACACCGACAAGCTGAGCTCCATCATGCGCCAGGACTCGCTGGAGCCCGTCGTGCGGGACCCCTGCTACCTCTTCAACCAGGGCATCTGCAACAGGAACATCGACCAGACCCTGCTCTCCATCCTCCTGCTCTTCCACAG CGCCTCCGGAGCCAGCGTGGTGGCCATCGACAACAAGATCGAGCAGGCAATG GATCTTGTGAAAAACCACCTGATGTATGCAGTGCGGGAGGAGGTTGAGGTCCTGAAAGAGCAAATCAAAGAACTGTTGGAGAAAAACTCCCAGCTAGAACGTGAAAACAGCCTCCTGAAGACCCTCGCCAGCCCTGAGCAACTGGAGAAGTTCCAGTCCCGGCTCCCTGCGGAGGTCCTGTGCCCGgaggagcagagccctggggcagctgccccGGCCCAGCACTCAGGGGGCTCTGCGGTGTAA